One segment of Carya illinoinensis cultivar Pawnee chromosome 13, C.illinoinensisPawnee_v1, whole genome shotgun sequence DNA contains the following:
- the LOC122292776 gene encoding disease resistance protein RUN1-like produces MEGQTAPTRGSSLKRKLDPGFQNQNNHQKVLVIGDHMSKDVLSSTKPCSNHWDYEVFLSFRGADTRKNFTDHLYFALVRTGIRTFCDDYELPRGENISKELINGIHRSRISLVIFSKDYASSSWCLDELVQILHCKRTMNHIFIPIFYHVNPSDMRKQAGTFAETFTRLEERFQEDMERVQRWRAAFTETADCSGFDLQSDANGYEASFVGKIVEQVLYKLNPIRLNVVRHPVGIDFHVEELKNLLQLGTSTTTELLIMGMYGMGGIGKTTLAKAVYNHICDGFEGSSCLLNVREVSEQSNGLIQLQEQLLFDILKVKILLIGNVDKGISLIKQRLHRKRVLVVLDDVDRLDQIYALARNGEWLFGPGSRVIITTRDEHLLVKLGVNYSYKVENMNHSDSLELFSWHAFNTPHPEENFREISIAAVDYVGGLPLGLKVLGSDLRGRSIIKWKTTLEKFRKSPNAQIQKILGISFESLDHTTREVFLDIVCFFTGANIEYVLKILEECGFFPDIAINILVQRSLVKIDYPNLRMHDLIGDMGREIVRQESRHPGKRSRLWSHEDVLKVLKNHTGSEVLEGLSLKPPIHDQDQVISLESKAFANMKNLRLLQIKGVKNLKLEGCVEHLSKELR; encoded by the exons ATGGAGGGCCAAACCGCCCCAACGAGAGGAAGCAGCTTGAAGCGTAAGCTGGATCCAGGAttccaaaaccaaaacaacCATCAAAAGGTTCTCGTTATCGGAGACCATATGAGCAAAGACG TGCTATCATCTACCAAACCTTGTTCGAACCATTGGGATTACGAGGTTTTCCTAAGTTTTAGAGGTGCAGACACTCGTAAGAATTTTACCGATCACCTCTATTTTGCCTTGGTGCGAACTGGGATTCGGACATTTTGTGATGATTATGAGCTTCCAAGAGGGGAGAATATATCCAAGGAACTAATCAATGGGATCCATCGGTCAAGAATTTCCCTCGTAATTTTCTCCAAAGATTATGCCTCTTCTAGTTGGTGCCTCGATGAGCTTGTTCAGATCCTTCATTGTAAAAGAACCATGAACCATATTTTTATCccaatattttatcatgtaaATCCCTCTGATATGCGAAAGCAAGCTGGGACTTTTGCTGAAACATTTACTAGACTTGAAGAGAGATTTCAGGAAGATATGGAAAGGGTGCAACGATGGAGAGCAGCATTCACTGAAACTGCGGATTGTTCTGGCTTCGACCTCCAGAGCGATGCAAATGG GTATGAAGCAAGTTTCGTTGGGAAGATTGTTGAACAAGTTTTGTATAAATTGAACCCCATTCGCTTGAATGTTGTCAGGCACCCAGTAGGAATAGATTTTCATGTCGAGGAGCTGAAAAATTTATTACAACTAGGAACAAGTACTACTACTGAACTTCTCATCATGGGTATGTATGGGATGGGTGGAATTGGTAAGACAACCTTAGCTAAAGCTGTCTATAACCATATATGCGACGGTTTTGAAGGAAGTAGTTGTCTTTTAAATGTTAGAGAAGTTTCAGAACAATCCAATGGTCTAATTCAGTTACAAGAACAACTTCTTTTTGATATCTTGAAAGTGAAAATCTTACTGATTGGTAATGTTGACAAAGGAATCAGTTTGATTAAACAAAGACTTCACCGAAAAAGAGTTCTTGTtgttcttgatgatgtggatcGGCTCGATCAAATATATGCGTTAGCCAGAAATGGTGAATGGCTTTTTGGTCCTGGAAGTAGAGTCATTATAACAACTAGAGATGAACATTTGCTGGTTAAACTAGGAGTAAATTATTCCTACAAAGTTGAAAATATGAATCATTCGGATTCTCTTGAGCTTTTTAGTTGGCATGCCTTCAACACGCCCCATCCAGAAGAAAACTTTCGTGAGATTTCCATTGCTGCAGTGGATTATGTTGGCGGGCTTCCATTAGGACTAAAAGTTTTGGGTTCTGATCTGCGGGGAAGAAGTATTATTAAATGGAAAACTACATTGGAAAAATTTAGAAAGAGTCCAAATGCCCAAATTCAGAAAATACTTGGAATAAGTTTCGAGTCACTAGACCATACTACAAGGGAGGTGTTTCTAGATATTGTGTGTTTCTTTACGGGTGCCAACATAGAATACGTCTTGAAAATACTGGAGGAATGTGGATTTTTTCCAGATATTGCTATCAATATTCTTGTTCAAAGGTCTCTCGTGAAAATTGATTATCCCAATTTGAGGATGCATGATCTTATTGGAGATATGGGAAGGGAGATTGTTCGTCAAGAGTCACGTCATCCAGGAAAACGTAGTAGATTGTGGTCTCATGAAGACGTTTTGAAAGTACTAAAAAACCATACG ggATCGGAAGTACTGGAGGGTCTCAGCCTAAAGCCGCCCATACATGATCAAGACCAAGTCATATCTTTGGAATCTAAAGCATTTGCAAAcatgaagaatttgagattGCTTCAAATCAAGggtgtaaaaaatttaaaactcgaAGGATGCGTTGAGCATCTTTCCAAAGAGCTAAGATGA